A stretch of the Acyrthosiphon pisum isolate AL4f chromosome A2, pea_aphid_22Mar2018_4r6ur, whole genome shotgun sequence genome encodes the following:
- the LOC100165841 gene encoding E3 ubiquitin-protein ligase TRIM37 isoform X1, producing MAVAPNPEYLQTLLETFKCFICMEKIQDAHLCPHCSKLCCYSCMRRWLTEQRSQCPHCRATLHLHEIVNCRWVEDLSDQLDCLNSTVNIGSIRQSQEQRCETHNEQLSVFCMTCNTTICHRCALFDDSAHNGHSFRPVEDIYNETIAQLGESFDHLKTKEELIKKDIKEIDRNIKQVQQAKDQKVREIRTAVECMMIDLEKDLNNKLTTLLTQKNQLVNDSEQLEEFLHDCDLEVSRMPMSQLINNAPRFKRTISAMEDKPFTVLMSVYPDFHSELIPKFEGGNLIIKSFSDKMIQSEPIYSLPIGCNGVSWRLKVYPNGNGIVRDRYLSVFLELTSGPAGVSRYDYRIEMVNQLDEKLNDNSKNVLREFTSDFEIGECWGYNRFFRLDMLINEGFLHQDTLNLKFSVRPPTYYQKCREQQWYLSKLELERSVLLQQFEELKQKIPAKVKPISKEIPSPKKKLKIKIQSLLDEFECAEATGHLRSPIKDQEVQAASCETASNMVHPPLSIQTLYDNEFQNRFQGETAQSMFERLSRLFEESDNPDRPSPMHGNNVNSIILDNIEHTSPSDFRLENCLRKVGESQLSSPNKLRASENSQMVNKIQYEITEAKFRLKKLENAMRNSQPVSESSSELASSSDPINLRMSENVLEDLSRQTMIVRGLHNPIVNKNEQPVTQETTNTNLSNRFLDMSDISDDLEDLINSVFVDNAYIDNWEVNQSSSAEEVQSPNNESLCPDHLTRDE from the exons ATGGCTGTTGCACCCAATCCGGAATATTTacag acTCTACTCGAAacattcaaatgttttatttgtatggAGAAAATACAAGATGCACATTTGTGTCCACATTGTTCAAAATTATGTTGTTACTCTTGTATGCGCCGATGGCTTACTGAACAACGATCTCAATGTCCACACTGTAGAGCTACATTACATTTACACGAAATTGTCAACTGTAGATGGGTTGAAGATTTATCCGATCAACTTGACTGTTTGAACAGTACTGTCAATATAGGAAGTATAAGACAGAGCCAAGAACAAag atgtGAAACTCATAACGAACAATTGTCTGTATTCTGCATGACATGCAATACAACTATCTGTCATCGATGTGCTCTGTTTGACGATTCAGCCCATAATGGTCATTCATTCCGACCTGTTGaagatatttataatgaaacaaTAGCCCAGTTGGGTGAGAGTTTTGATCACCTCAAAACAAAAGAAGAATTGATTAAGAAAGACATTAAggaaatt gatagaaatattaaacaagTACAACAAGCCAAAGACCAAAAAGTTCGAGAAATACGCACAGCTGTGGAGTGTATGATGATTGACTTAGAAAAAGATCTGAATAACAAACTTACTACTttattaactcaaaaaaatCAACTAGTCAACGATTCTGAACAATTAGAGGAATTTTTGCATGATTGTGATCTTGAAGTATCTCGTATGCCAATgtcacaattaattaataacgcTCCAAGATTTAAAAGAACTATTTCTGCCATGGAAGATAAACCATTTACAGTCCTTATGTCTGTGTATCCAGACTtccatag cgAACTTATACCAAAGTTTGAAGGAGGTAACTTGATAATTAAATCGTTTTCTGATAAAATGATTCAGTCTGAACCTATCTATTCACTTCCGATTGGTTGCAATGGTGTTAGTTGGAGACTTAAAGTATACCCCAATGGTAATGGTATTGTGAGAGATCGATATTTATCAGTGTTTTTAGAGCTAACTTCTGGGCCAGCTGGAGTATCTAG atatgatTATCGTATTGAAATGGTTAATCAACTAGATGAAAAACTAAAcgataattctaaaaatgtgcTTAGAGAATTCACATCAGATTTTGAAATTGGTGAATGTTGGGGATACAATAGATTTTTTAGACTTGATATGTTAATTAATGAAGGATTTTTACATCaagatacattaaatttaaa ATTTAGTGTTCGACCACCTACTTACTATCAAAAATGTAGAGAACAACAATGGTATTTGTCTAAATTAGAACTTGAGAGATCTGTACTCTTACAGCAATTTGAAGAATTGAAACAG aaaatcCCTGCTAAAGTTAAACCTATTAGTAAAGAAATTCCGAGTCCAAagaaaaagcttaaaattaaaatacaatcattGTTGGATGAATTTGAGTGTGCAGAAGCAACTGG ACATCTCAGGAGTCCTATCAAAGACCAAGAAGTTCAAGCAGCATCATGTGAAACTGCTTCTAATATGGTACATCCGCCATTATCAATACAAACTCTATATGATAATGAATTCCAAAATCGTTTTCAAGGCGAAACTGCCCAGTCTATGTTTGAGAGACTTAGTCGTCTTTTTGAAGAATCAgat AACCCGGATAGACCCAGTCCTATGCATGGAAATAATGTCAACAGCATCATTCTGGATAATATTGAACATACAAGTCCATctg atttTCGTTTGGAAAATTGTTTAAGAAAAGTGGGAGAAAGTCAATTAAGTTCACCTAACAAATTAA gagCTTCTGAAAATTCACAAATggttaataaaattcaatatgaaATAACTGAAGCaaa ATTTCGcttgaaaaaattggaaaatgctATGCGTAATTCTCAACCAG TTTCAGAATCTTCTAGCGAGTTGGCAAGTTCATCAGATCCAATAAATCTAAGAATGTCTGAAAATGTACTTGAGGATTTGTCTCGCCAAACTATGATAGTTCGTGGATTACATAACCCCatagtaaat AAAAATGAACAACCTGTAACTCAAGAAACAACCaatacaaatttatcaaatag GTTTTTAGATATGTCAGATATATCTGATGATCTTGAAGATTTAATCAATTCCGTTTTTGTAGACAACgcctatatag ataactGGGAAGTTAATCAGAGCTCTTCCGCTGAAGAAGTACAAAGTCCCAACAATGAGTCATTATGTCCTGATCATCTGACCAGAGATGAatga
- the LOC100165841 gene encoding E3 ubiquitin-protein ligase TRIM37 isoform X2, which translates to MAVAPNPEYLQTLLETFKCFICMEKIQDAHLCPHCSKLCCYSCMRRWLTEQRSQCPHCRATLHLHEIVNCRWVEDLSDQLDCLNSTVNIGSIRQSQEQRCETHNEQLSVFCMTCNTTICHRCALFDDSAHNGHSFRPVEDIYNETIAQLGESFDHLKTKEELIKKDIKEIDRNIKQVQQAKDQKVREIRTAVECMMIDLEKDLNNKLTTLLTQKNQLVNDSEQLEEFLHDCDLEVSRMPMSQLINNAPRFKRTISAMEDKPFTVLMSVYPDFHSELIPKFEGGNLIIKSFSDKMIQSEPIYSLPIGCNGVSWRLKVYPNGNGIVRDRYLSVFLELTSGPAGVSRYDYRIEMVNQLDEKLNDNSKNVLREFTSDFEIGECWGYNRFFRLDMLINEGFLHQDTLNLKFSVRPPTYYQKCREQQWYLSKLELERSVLLQQFEELKQKIPAKVKPISKEIPSPKKKLKIKIQSLLDEFECAEATGHLRSPIKDQEVQAASCETASNMVHPPLSIQTLYDNEFQNRFQGETAQSMFERLSRLFEESDNPDRPSPMHGNNVNSIILDNIEHTSPSDFRLENCLRKVGESQLSSPNKLISESSSELASSSDPINLRMSENVLEDLSRQTMIVRGLHNPIVNKNEQPVTQETTNTNLSNRFLDMSDISDDLEDLINSVFVDNAYIDNWEVNQSSSAEEVQSPNNESLCPDHLTRDE; encoded by the exons ATGGCTGTTGCACCCAATCCGGAATATTTacag acTCTACTCGAAacattcaaatgttttatttgtatggAGAAAATACAAGATGCACATTTGTGTCCACATTGTTCAAAATTATGTTGTTACTCTTGTATGCGCCGATGGCTTACTGAACAACGATCTCAATGTCCACACTGTAGAGCTACATTACATTTACACGAAATTGTCAACTGTAGATGGGTTGAAGATTTATCCGATCAACTTGACTGTTTGAACAGTACTGTCAATATAGGAAGTATAAGACAGAGCCAAGAACAAag atgtGAAACTCATAACGAACAATTGTCTGTATTCTGCATGACATGCAATACAACTATCTGTCATCGATGTGCTCTGTTTGACGATTCAGCCCATAATGGTCATTCATTCCGACCTGTTGaagatatttataatgaaacaaTAGCCCAGTTGGGTGAGAGTTTTGATCACCTCAAAACAAAAGAAGAATTGATTAAGAAAGACATTAAggaaatt gatagaaatattaaacaagTACAACAAGCCAAAGACCAAAAAGTTCGAGAAATACGCACAGCTGTGGAGTGTATGATGATTGACTTAGAAAAAGATCTGAATAACAAACTTACTACTttattaactcaaaaaaatCAACTAGTCAACGATTCTGAACAATTAGAGGAATTTTTGCATGATTGTGATCTTGAAGTATCTCGTATGCCAATgtcacaattaattaataacgcTCCAAGATTTAAAAGAACTATTTCTGCCATGGAAGATAAACCATTTACAGTCCTTATGTCTGTGTATCCAGACTtccatag cgAACTTATACCAAAGTTTGAAGGAGGTAACTTGATAATTAAATCGTTTTCTGATAAAATGATTCAGTCTGAACCTATCTATTCACTTCCGATTGGTTGCAATGGTGTTAGTTGGAGACTTAAAGTATACCCCAATGGTAATGGTATTGTGAGAGATCGATATTTATCAGTGTTTTTAGAGCTAACTTCTGGGCCAGCTGGAGTATCTAG atatgatTATCGTATTGAAATGGTTAATCAACTAGATGAAAAACTAAAcgataattctaaaaatgtgcTTAGAGAATTCACATCAGATTTTGAAATTGGTGAATGTTGGGGATACAATAGATTTTTTAGACTTGATATGTTAATTAATGAAGGATTTTTACATCaagatacattaaatttaaa ATTTAGTGTTCGACCACCTACTTACTATCAAAAATGTAGAGAACAACAATGGTATTTGTCTAAATTAGAACTTGAGAGATCTGTACTCTTACAGCAATTTGAAGAATTGAAACAG aaaatcCCTGCTAAAGTTAAACCTATTAGTAAAGAAATTCCGAGTCCAAagaaaaagcttaaaattaaaatacaatcattGTTGGATGAATTTGAGTGTGCAGAAGCAACTGG ACATCTCAGGAGTCCTATCAAAGACCAAGAAGTTCAAGCAGCATCATGTGAAACTGCTTCTAATATGGTACATCCGCCATTATCAATACAAACTCTATATGATAATGAATTCCAAAATCGTTTTCAAGGCGAAACTGCCCAGTCTATGTTTGAGAGACTTAGTCGTCTTTTTGAAGAATCAgat AACCCGGATAGACCCAGTCCTATGCATGGAAATAATGTCAACAGCATCATTCTGGATAATATTGAACATACAAGTCCATctg atttTCGTTTGGAAAATTGTTTAAGAAAAGTGGGAGAAAGTCAATTAAGTTCACCTAACAAATTAA TTTCAGAATCTTCTAGCGAGTTGGCAAGTTCATCAGATCCAATAAATCTAAGAATGTCTGAAAATGTACTTGAGGATTTGTCTCGCCAAACTATGATAGTTCGTGGATTACATAACCCCatagtaaat AAAAATGAACAACCTGTAACTCAAGAAACAACCaatacaaatttatcaaatag GTTTTTAGATATGTCAGATATATCTGATGATCTTGAAGATTTAATCAATTCCGTTTTTGTAGACAACgcctatatag ataactGGGAAGTTAATCAGAGCTCTTCCGCTGAAGAAGTACAAAGTCCCAACAATGAGTCATTATGTCCTGATCATCTGACCAGAGATGAatga